Within the Flavobacterium sp. 9R genome, the region TAGAAAAAGCGATTAAAAATGACGCTAAAAACGACCGAGCTTATTTTAATTTAGGGCTTCTGTATAATGAGATGAAAAACAGCAAAGCTTCGGAAGAAGCTTTTGCCAAAGCGGTTAGTCTACAATCTAAAAATGACAAATTGTATTATAATTATGGATTGTTGCTTTTGGAATTAAAAAAATACAAAGAAGCTGAAAGTATACTTAAAAAAGGAATTGAAATAGCGCCGTTTTCGTCACAATTGTATTATGCGCTTACCTTTGTTTATATGCAAGCCAATCTTCCAAATAAAGCGTTAGAAACAGTTGTAGCATTGAAAAAACTAGACGGGAATAATCCTAATTATCAAAGTTTATTTGCGCAATTCGGAGTTTAATCTTTCTTATTAAAAACCTCAAAAAGTTCTTCCCAATCTATTGTGGTATCCATTTCTGAAAGGCCTTTGTAATCGGCAATTTTTGACAGCATTTCTATTGTAAAATCTTTTTGATTGGCAAAAGGAACAATGCGTTCTTGGTCTAGTTTGACTGCCAAATACTCTTGTTCGTATTGTCCGGGAGTGGGAATAAAAAAGGCTTTTTTGCCTAGTTTTACCAAGTCCATAATGGTGGTATAGCCTGAGCGACAAAGGACGTATTCACTTTCGTTAAAGGTTTGTTCTAACTGGCGGGTATTCATAAAATTGTAAAAAGTTACGTCACCTACTGTTTCTTTAACTTGTGTCTTTTCGATAATTCCTTTGATGAAAACCACTTTGCCTTTGAAACGTTTTACCTCTTCGGTTAATTTCTCTTCTAGGATGCCTCTTTGGGGTTCAGGCCCCGAAAGAATAATCATCAAATCGTATAGTTTTGGGCTGTCTTTTTTGTGTAAACGACTTAGTGGACCAATGTAACGCACTGGAAAATGTTTTCCGTTTAAGTGGCCCAAATCGCCTGTTAGGTTAGGTGTTCCAGCCACATCGGGGACCCAACATTGTTTGTATTTTTTAATGATGATTTGATGTAATTTGCTAGTAAACCAAGTAGTGTTTCCGGTCATTACATTCAATTGATGGGTGATAAAAACAGAGGGTATTTTGGCGCTAAACACACCTAATCTATTATCTGAAATGATTCCATCTATTTCGTATTTGGTTACCCATTTTTGAACTAATTTCTTCTCTTCTCTTATGGCTTCGAGCATTCTAGGCAAACTTTGAATGAGTTTCCATTTGAAATTTTTGCCATTCTTGGCATATTCTATTTGGTAGGAGGGAAGTTGTAGGGTTTGAATGTAAGGGAATTCTTTTTTTAACAATTCGAGTGCTATACCATCAGAGGCGATGATGGGCGTGAAATTGTTTTCTTGCAGCGCCTTTATAATTGGAATGCAGCGTGTGGCGTGGCCTAAGCCCCAGTTTAATGGAGCGATGAGTATCGTTTTTGAGCTAGAATCCAAAGTCATTTCGCAATCAAAATTAAGAATTTATACGAAGGCAAGGTAGCAATACTCCTATTTTTTTAAGTTTAGGCAACATTACCAAAAGTTTAATTTAACAACTGTTTACATAAAAAAAGGCTTTCTCCTAAAAGAAAGCCTTTGAAATACTGTGTTTTACTAGAAAACTAGTTTTCGATATAGGTTTTATTTCCGTTTTTGTTGATGTAGTATCTTCCGCCTCTTGGGCCAGTGTACACTTTTTTGCCGTTGTATTCACCCGTTACTTTGTCTGGTGTTTTTGGTGCTTTTTCGGTAGTTTCTTTGATTTTTACTTCGCCTGTTTTTTTGGAAGTTGTAGCTTCTTTTTTGGCTTTGGTGGTTTTTTCAGCTGCTGCTTTTTCTGATTTTGTTTTTTCTGCTTTGGCTGTTGCTTTGGCTTTTTTGGCTTCTTTTTCAGCGGTTTCTTTTTCGGCAGCGGCTTTTTTGGCGGCTATAGTTGCTTTTCTTTTCTCGTTAGCGGCTTGTTGCTTGGCAGCTTTTTCCTCAGCGGCTTTGGCTTCTGCTTCTTTTTTGGCGGCTATAGTTGCTTTTCTTTTTTCGTTGGCTGCTTTTTGTTTGGCTTCTTTTTCGGCAGCAGAAACTTCTGTTTTAGTTTTTGTGGTTTTCTTTTTTGTGGCTGTTTCTTGGGCGAAAATAGTGTTGGACGCGATAAACAAGAAACATAAAATCAGTATTCTTTTCAT harbors:
- a CDS encoding glycosyltransferase is translated as MTLDSSSKTILIAPLNWGLGHATRCIPIIKALQENNFTPIIASDGIALELLKKEFPYIQTLQLPSYQIEYAKNGKNFKWKLIQSLPRMLEAIREEKKLVQKWVTKYEIDGIISDNRLGVFSAKIPSVFITHQLNVMTGNTTWFTSKLHQIIIKKYKQCWVPDVAGTPNLTGDLGHLNGKHFPVRYIGPLSRLHKKDSPKLYDLMIILSGPEPQRGILEEKLTEEVKRFKGKVVFIKGIIEKTQVKETVGDVTFYNFMNTRQLEQTFNESEYVLCRSGYTTIMDLVKLGKKAFFIPTPGQYEQEYLAVKLDQERIVPFANQKDFTIEMLSKIADYKGLSEMDTTIDWEELFEVFNKKD